One Ranitomeya variabilis isolate aRanVar5 chromosome 5, aRanVar5.hap1, whole genome shotgun sequence DNA window includes the following coding sequences:
- the LOC143773347 gene encoding interleukin-1 beta-like, with product MAEVPNLCDLPMDISEEEFYTNDVPNIMKVDKCLYRHEGRVSCISKIKTSTGKPENSVHLFKKVKAFSTIVKKLKRGGRSANQRFFYDDDLLSPVLVNENIAINKVEAEAAPRTRFLHVKSSQHNIRDSKQKSLKMNGNNTLVASFLAGENVQLEVKIKVDTYFEAKPDTDNLPVALGIVGSKLYLCCTTEDGTTNGALSLTEVEDIKSKVDDDLLPFIFYYRKIDSHNNTFESAGVPGYYLSTSQNEGAKLHLRPGSDVFIREFRLTPSLV from the exons ATGGCAGAAGTTCCAAATTTATGCGATCTCCCTATGGACATCAG tgAAGAAGAATTTTATACCAATGATGTCCCCAACATAATGAAG GTCGATAAGTGTTTATACAGACATGAAGGCCGGGTAAGCTGCATTTCCAAAATAAAGACGTCCACAGGAAAGCCAGAAAATTCAGTGCATTTGTTCAAGAAAGTGAAAGCATTCTCTACAATTGTGAAGAAATTGAAGAGAGGTGGAAGGTCAGCCAACCAGCGCTTTTTCTATGATGATGACCTGCTGTCTCCAGTCCTGGTGAATG AAAACATTGCCATCAATAAGGTTGAGGCTGAAGCTGCCCCGAGAACAAGGTTCCTGCACGTAAAATCCTCGCAGCACAATATTCGAGACTCTAAACAGAAGTCCCTCAAAATGAATGGCAATAACACTCTTGTGGCCTCGTTTTTAGCAGGAGAGAACGTGCAGCTGGAAG TAAAAATAAAGGTGGACACTTACTTTGAAGCAAAACCTGATACGGACAACCTGCCCGTCGCATTGGGGATTGTAGGCTCCAAACTCTACTTATGCTGCACTACAGAAGACGGGACCACAAATGGGGCGCTCAGTCTCACG GAAGTTGAAGACATAAAATCAAAAGTGGATGATGACTTGTTACCCTTCATCTTCTACTACAGAAAAATCGACAGTCACAACAATACCTTTGAATCGGCGGGAGTCCCTGGATATTATTTAAGCACCTCTCAAAATGAGGGAGCGAAATTACATCTAAGGCCAGGGAGCGACGTCTTCATCAGAGAGTTCAGACTGACGCCAAGTTTAGTGTGA